From one Saprospiraceae bacterium genomic stretch:
- a CDS encoding C40 family peptidase: MNVLRQLTCIVLSLFLFVACNQSRHIVSDKAKAADQAYLKAHIEEIETLCTSAKKLVGKPYRLGSSGPKSYDCSGFTAAVFQSIHLSLPRMAFDQAQVGHTIKLPLIKPGDLLFFGNKKIDHVAMISKVKSGKTYFIHSTSSKGVVEQVLEDSDYWMKRLKLARRVII, translated from the coding sequence ATGAACGTATTGCGCCAACTGACCTGCATTGTGCTGAGCTTATTCCTGTTTGTCGCCTGTAATCAGAGCAGACATATAGTGTCCGATAAGGCCAAAGCGGCAGATCAGGCCTACCTAAAAGCCCATATTGAAGAAATCGAAACCCTTTGTACTTCAGCAAAAAAATTAGTTGGTAAACCTTACCGGCTAGGCAGTTCCGGGCCCAAATCTTATGATTGTTCTGGTTTTACGGCTGCAGTCTTTCAGTCGATTCATCTTTCGCTCCCCCGTATGGCATTTGACCAGGCACAGGTAGGTCACACCATAAAGTTGCCTTTGATCAAGCCCGGAGATCTTCTGTTTTTTGGCAATAAAAAGATCGATCATGTAGCGATGATCAGCAAAGTCAAATCAGGCAAAACATATTTCATACATTCTACTTCGAGCAAAGGTGTGGTTGAACAGGTTTTAGAGGATTCAGACTATTGGATGAAAAGACTTAAGCTGGCCAGGAGGGTCATTATTTAG
- a CDS encoding adenylate kinase, with product MINLILFGPPGSGKGTQAMKLVDQYDITHLSTGDMFRYELGNKTELGQLAKSYMDKGQLVPDSVTIAMLKQRMDSGIVKNGFILDGFPRTIAQAEALDELLNEKNIKLTSLLSLVVDDDELVHRLLERGKTSGRTDDLNESIIRNRMKVYRDETTPVYDYYDAKGLSIQVNGMGTVDEIFEELCLVIDDRFTTKFVY from the coding sequence ATGATTAATTTAATACTTTTTGGACCTCCGGGCTCAGGCAAGGGTACGCAAGCCATGAAACTGGTTGATCAATATGATATCACGCATCTATCTACCGGCGATATGTTTAGATATGAGCTGGGCAATAAGACTGAACTTGGCCAACTGGCCAAATCATATATGGACAAGGGCCAGTTAGTGCCTGACTCAGTGACCATTGCGATGCTCAAGCAGCGAATGGATAGCGGTATTGTAAAAAATGGGTTCATCCTCGACGGATTTCCCCGGACTATAGCACAAGCAGAAGCATTGGACGAACTTTTAAATGAAAAAAATATAAAATTAACTTCATTGCTTTCTTTAGTGGTAGACGATGATGAATTGGTGCATCGTCTGCTCGAAAGAGGAAAGACCTCTGGCCGTACAGATGACCTCAATGAAAGTATCATCAGGAATAGAATGAAAGTATATCGTGATGAGACGACCCCGGTGTATGATTATTATGACGCAAAAGGATTGTCCATTCAGGTAAATGGTATGGGTACCGTCGATGAAATTTTTGAAGAATTGTGCCTGGTGATCGACGATCGGTTCACCACCAAGTTTGTTTATTAA